One genomic window of Fusarium fujikuroi IMI 58289 draft genome, chromosome FFUJ_chr01 includes the following:
- a CDS encoding related to Dor1-like family protein produces the protein MAEALRDLLAPDQANDPSALEYLAYLAEQESSSLQSSEPQVLSQTSHSLLLAVQALSKRSHKPVVESAASHASLRTSLPTLAQRASDLVQAVPRLDAQAEHFSSAFGKASESKLLARRKQALLLLRNSERLVDVMEMPLLLSSAVSTAPVIHSSTLELYAHVRRLASLYPDSPLVTSVLDEADAAIRQMAADLIGTLKAPNLKLAAAVRTMGWLKRIVPDLVTDASTEDALPAIFLVCRLSTLLTTLEALEPLRDLADEERLRKDKATSTWSGGQQTERYLKRFIEIFREQSFNIVSVFKSINSSLASHGNDETDPLGALPSPMADFPLHMVEMLVETLRIYLPTVKDQTSRESILTQVLYCAGSLGRLGADFGMLLASIGINEWVELVKRHRLLAGRLESVIGDYRGNHANGVGAN, from the coding sequence ATGGCGGAAGCTCTAAGAGACCTGCTGGCACCCGATCAGGCGAACGACCCATCTGCCTTAGAGTACCTGGCCTATCTTGCCGAACAAGAATCTAGCTCCCTTCAATCATCCGAGCCTCAAGTCTTATCTCAGACCTCCCACTCCCTACTGCTTGCCGTACAAGCGCTTTCGAAGAGATCCCACAAACCCGTCGTTGAATCAGCCGCGAGCCATGCTTCGCTACGAACGTCCCTACCGACTCTGGCACAGCGAGCCTCAGACCTTGTCCAGGCAGTGCCCCGACTAGATGCGCAAGCAGAACACTTCTCGTCGGCTTTTGGCAAGGCCAGCGAGAGCAAGTTACTGGCGCGGAGAAAGCAGGCACTTCTTCTACTTCGAAACTCGGAACGtcttgttgatgtcatgGAAAtgcctctccttctttcgTCCGCTGTCTCGACTGCGCCGGTCATTCATTCCTCTACGCTTGAGCTTTACGCGCACGTCCGACGACTTGCTTCCCTCTACCCAGACTCACCGCTTGTCACTTCGGTACTAGATGAGGCGGATGCTGCCATTAGGCAGATGGCTGCAGATCTCATTGGGACGCTCAAAGCACCCAATCTCAAGCTCGCCGCTGCCGTTCGAACGATGGGCTGGCTAAAACGAATCGTCCCGGATCTGGTGACTGATGCGTCAACTGAAGACGCACTCCCGgccatcttcttggtgtGCCGTTTGTCTACGCTCTTGACAACACTGGAAGCATTGGAACCTCTAAGAGACTTGGCAGATGAGGAACGACTTCGAAAGGATAAAGCTACCAGCACGTGGTCAGGCGGCCAGCAGACAGAGCGGTACCTGAAACGATTTATCGAGATATTTCGCGAACAGAGCTTTAACATCGTCTCTGTGTTTAAGAGCATAAATTCGAGCCTCGCATCGCACGGGAACGACGAAACTGATCCTTTGGGAGCCCTGCCGTCCCCAATGGCTGACTTTCCCCTACATATGGTAGAGATGCTTGTCGAAACGTTGCGAATCTATCTGCCAACCGTCAAAGACCAGACATCGAGGGAGAGCATTTTGACGCAGGTACTCTATTGCGCGGGCAGTCTGGGGAGGCTGGGGGCTGATTTCGGCATGCTTCTTGCTTCGATTGGTATAAATGAATGGGTTGAGCTTGTCAAACGCCACCGTCTTCTGGCTGGCCGTCTTGAGTCTGTGATAGGCGATTATCGGGGCAACCATGCCAATGGCGTTGGCGCGAACTGA
- a CDS encoding probable AMP deaminase (reviewed:yes 2), translated as MTAIGHFSDREYATGGPIFEESESSALDVRARESDEEIDETRDSGATGHGASHNAPSDAGSHTGNEAEELEDGMLLRDLPKRTTFYDPVAERQMSQTDAKYFYHRNKADARSGGGAGYQSIPQSPFLASGSRPATEYGADSLVLDSSGRRVDSFPPGLEMPNPAIDSGFTQSPTKLDAQPAPFPPSHPSALPHAGQVAQDPRLPDGSSNGLPSGGLFDTEPHITSELSAISKNIQRILDTRRKYIALSNQGPDDNPRDGPDWEIYPPPPEPAWQQSSRQRASATEHVPGQENTGLNGSKDATGSIPGELPQEQHEGRRYARRRKPGQDIGEDFDMADILPLPGADGRSYKLDDSGVYQVFEGHDTQTPAIKVPTIREFYMDLDDILDVSSDGPSKSFAFRRLQYLEGKFNLYVLLNEYQETADSKKVPHRDFYNVRKVDTHVHHSACMNQKHLLRFIKSKMKKFPNEVVLFRDGRHLTLAEVFASINLTAYDLSIDTLDMHAHTDSFHRFDKFNLKYNPVGESRLRTIFLKTDNFIHGRYLAEITKEVISDLESSKYQMVEWRISIYGKSIDEWDKLAAWVVDNKLFSHNVRWLIQIPRLYDVYKASGLMETFEQVVKNVFQPLFEVTKDPSSHPKLHIFLQRVIGFDSVDDESKVERRLFKKFPVPKVWDTKQNPPYSYWIYYLYSNLVSLNYWRKKRGFNTLVLRPHCGEAGDSEHLAVAALCCHSISHGLLLRKVPLLQYVFYLDQIGIAMSPLSNNALFLAYERNPFHQYFKRGLNVSLSTDDPLQFAFTKEPLIEEYAVAAQIYKLNSVDMCELAKNSVKQSGYELSIKEHWLGRGCNKPGKEGNAMVKTNVPDRREEFRYFTLMQERDVLSKYVTYNAANEPPAQAAGNESKMSESVTSLAGQTAGLGVATGNETGNVETSSPVGHHIAKVASQVGLSAGRDQAWSSDPMSDHHLSGTDPRMFPGIFTRGHRTGSHRNLAQVNDGRDTEDDIFGPET; from the exons ATGACTG CAATTGGACACTTTTCTGACCGAGAATATGCCACAGGCGGCCCTATCTTCGAGGAAAGCGAATCAAGCGCTCTTGATGTGCGGGCACGGGAGTCAGATGAGGAGATAGACGAGACTAGAGATTCTGGTGCAACCGGACATGGCGCCTCGCACAATGCCCCCTCTGACGCTGGCTCCCACACCGGCAACGAAGCTGAGGAGCTCGAAGATGGGATGCTTCTCCGCGACTTGCCCAAGAGAACTACTTTTTACGATCCTGTCGCTGAGCGTCAAATGAGCCAGACGGACGCAAAATACTTCTACCACCGAAACAAGGCCGATGCACGCAGCGGTGGTGGGGCTGGCTACCAATCTATACCGCAAAGTCCTTTCCTTGCTTCTGGGTCTCGCCCTGCAACTGAATATGGTGCCGATAGTCTTGTGCTAGACTCGAGTGGTCGTCGAGTCGATTCTTTCCCTCCTGGTTTGGAGATGCCAAACCCTGCCATTGACTCGGGGTTTACTCAATCACCTACAAAACTCGATGCGCAACCTGCCCCATTCCCACCTAGTCATCCTTCTGCCCTTCCTCATGCTGGCCAGGTTGCCCAGGATCCACGGCTACCTGACGGCTCCAGCAATGGCCTGCCCTCTGGTGGACTCTTCGACACTGAGCCCCATATCACTTCAGAATTGAGTGCTATCTCGAAAAACATTCAGAGAATCCTCGACACCAGGCGCAAATATATCGCCCTCTCGAATCAGGGGCCTGATGATAACCCAAGAGACGGCCCGGATTGGGAAATTTATCCCCCTCCACCAGAGCCGGCATGGCAGCAATCGTCGAGGCAAAGAGCAAGTGCTACAGAGCACGTACCAGGTCAAGAGAATACTGGCTTGAACGGTAGTAAGGATGCTACTGGGTCCATACCAGGAGAGTTGCCCCAGGAGCAGCATGAAGGTAGACGCTATGCAAGAAGGCGAAAGCCAGGTCAAGATATTGGAGAGGATTTTGATATGGCCGACATATTGCCTCTGCCGGGTGCTGATGGACGCTCATACAAGTTGGACGATAGCGGAGTCTATCAAGTATTTGAAGGTCACGATACTCAGACGCCTGCGATCAAGGTTCCTACAATCAGAGAATTCTACATGGACTTGGACGATATTCTGGACGTCTCATCTGACGGGCCTAGTAAGAGTTTTGCATTTCGACGCCTCCAATATCTCGAGGGTAAATTCAACTTATATGTCCTCTTGAATGAGTATCAAGAAACAGCCGACAGCAAGAAGGTTCCCCACCGAGACTTTTACAATGTTCGAAAGGTAGATACCCACGTTCATCATTCTGCGTGCATGAACCAGAAGCATCTGCTTCGCTTCATTAAGAGTAAGATGAAGAAATTTCCCAACGAAGTCGTACTGTTTCGCGATGGAAGACATCTCACCCTAGCCGAGGTCTTTGCTAGTATTAATCTGACAGCCTATGACCTGAGCATTGATACACTGGACATGCAT GCTCATACGGATTCGTTCCATCGCTTTGACAAATTTAACCTCAAGTACAATCCAGTCGGAGAGTCCCGTCTTCGAACCATCTTTCTCAAGACAGATAACTTCATCCATGGCCGGTACCTTGCCGAAATTACCAAAGAAGTCATATCTGATCTTGAGTCAAGCAAGTATCAAATGGTTGAGTGGCGCATCTCCATTTATGGCAAATCGATTGATGAGTGGGACAAGCTTGCCGCTTGGGTGGTTGATAACAAGCTGTTTTCGCACAATGTCCGCTGGCTCATCCAGATCCCTCGCCTCTACGACGTCTACAAAGCAAGTGGTCTCATGGAGACGTTTGAACAGGTGGTCAAAAATGTGTTTCAGCCACTCTTTGAAGTCACCAAGGACCCATCAAGCCATCCCAAGCTGCATATCTTCCTTCAGCGAGTGATTGGTTTCGACAGTGTTGACGACGAGAGTAAAGTCGAGCGTCGGCTGTTCAAGAAGTTCCCTGTGCCAAAAGTCTGGGATACCAAACAGAACCCGCCATATAGTTACTGGATTTACTATCTCTACTCTAACCTGGTGTCGTTGAATTACTGGCGTAAGAAGCGTGGTTTCAACACGCTGGTCCTGCGACCCCATTGCGGAGAAGCTGGTGACAGCGAGCACTTAGCTGTTGCCGCCTTGTGCTGTCATAGCATCAGCCACGGATTGCTCCTACGAAAGGTCCCCCTTCTTCAGTATGTCTTTTATCTGGACCAGATCGGCATCGCCATGTCACCGCTGAGTAACAATGCCCTGTTCCTTGCCTATGAGCGGAACCCCTTCCACCAGTACTTCAAGAGAGGTCTCAATGTCTCACTATCTACGGACGATCCTCTGCAGTTTGCGTTCACCAAAGAGCCATTAATCGAGGAGTATGCGGTTGCGGCACAGATTTACAAGCTGAACTCAGTTGACATGTGTGAGCTCGCCAAGAACTCTGTTAAACAAAGTGGTTACGAGTTGTCCATCAAGGAGCATTGGTTAGGGCGTGGCTGCAATAAGCCAGGAAAGGAAGGAAACGCCATGGTTAAGACAAATGTTCCTGATCGAAGGGAAGAGTTCCGTTACTTCACCTTGATGCAGGAGAGAGACGT GCTGTCGAAATATGTCACTTACAATGCTGCGAATGAGCCTCCTGCGCAAGCTGCTGGCAATGAAAGCAAGATGTCAGAGTCAGTAACGTCCCTGGCTGGCCAAACCGCTGGCTTGGGCGTCGCAACGGGCAATGAGACTGGCAATGTCGAGACGTCTTCACCGGTTGGCCATCACATTGCAAAGGTCGCATCCCAAGTTGGTCTGTCGGCCGGCCGAGATCAAGCATGGTCCAGCGATCCTATGTCAGACCATCATCTCTCTGGAACCGATCCGAGAATGTTCCCAGGCATTTTTACTCGTGGACACCGCACAGGTAGCCATCGGAATCTTGCTCAAGTTAATGACGGCCGTGACACTGAAGACGATATTTTCGGCCCCGAAACCTGA
- a CDS encoding related to cytoskeleton assembly control protein SLA1: MGFLGVYRALYDYVPQAEGELAIKDGDLLFILDKNGDDGWWKAKKKAGADDEEEPTGLIPGNYVEEAQPVDHARALFDYTRQTDEELSFHEDATLAVYDTSDPDWILTGLDGEYGFVPSNYIEMGAPAELPQSPPPNPEVASPDLPNDTAPTPSNPAAAIAGVMHGRSVSQQSQQPAAPRQPPRASVTFSEPPEVEDEPVRSPTLPARPRVPAPPSPTYDEPPSPIHTRSLQDHRDPDRRQDVERTPGGFHMYNINEMISIMGKKKKMPTTLGINLLTGIILVAPEHASDGPSQEWTADRMTHYSREGKHVFMELVRPSKSVDFHAGAKDTAEEIVSMLGELAGAVRAEGLREVIMAGTQGSSGGGQKKGQVLYDFMAQGDDEVTVAVGDEVLVIDDTKSEEWWQVRRLKNGKEGVVPSSYIEITGSISLPSSSGINSAKSLVEQNRLEEIRLTKEAMKAGKEPQQVGPGMPLPERGSSLMARETGNNSGQQRSRRENGRSDGGSQSRSKSKPDASKVRTWTDRSRSFSVEAQFLGLKDGKIHLHKMNGVKIAVPITKMSREDLEYVENFTGISLEDDKPLADVKRARSAEKKSPERSTSAGATVDKDAKSDYDWFQFFLSCEVAVGLCERYAQAFIKDSMDESVLPDVDATTLRALGIREGDIIKVMRTLDAKYGRSRGGKRGTADGVDGEGGLFSGPGGALRNNTRKGRPAPAVQTSDVVDASAFSRGESSKTGENDSRSPPPTSPTNKSPEPRQASSSGFDDDAWDVKPSKQQSPPKAQPAVESVQKPAPEPAPVSPPPPALTGSMQELSLLSTPLEPTRAEPAPAPAPAPVIAAQPTSTPVSQPLGGATPSFFTSVAQVRQRPTPPQGTANQGSLVPPPPQRPLSAPQSAQPSGFAPPPMMPQMTGALQGQVAPPGQSLSEITQARLQQQYTAQMQQQQAPQQMQPNMTGFPGQQGPGLMSFPTGAGQFMQPMMTGMQGPNQFVPMQAQSTGFQPPFPATQSMYGVPTGGINSYLPPALEPQRTGMPGLQPQTTGMTNMGGIGSMNNVQVPQPLQPQQTGPPPPVRFGVTNETRKLAPQATGRRANLAQATPQNPFGF, from the exons ATGGGGTTCCTGGGTGTCTACCGGGCTCTCTACGACTACGTGCCCCAAGCTGAGGGAGAGCTCGCAATAAAGGATGGAGACttgctcttcatccttgataAAAACGGCGACGATGGCTGGTggaaggcaaagaagaaggccggcgctgatgacgaggaagagccaACAGGCCTTATTCCTGGTAATTATGTCGAGGAG GCCCAGCCAGTAGACCATGCTAGAGCTCTATTCGATTACACGCGCCAGACGGACGAAGAATTGTCATTTCACGAGGATGCTACACTTGCTGTCTACGACACGTCGGACCCTGACTGGATCCTGACTGGCCTTGACGGCGAATATGGATTTGTCCCTTCCAACTACATCGAAATGGGCGCGCCTGCTGA GCTCCCTCAATCTCCCCCCCCGAACCCAGAGGTGGCATCTCCGGACCTACCGAATGACACAGCGCCTACTCCTTCGAAccctgctgctgctatcGCAGGCGTCATGCATGGCCGCTCAGTTTCTCAACAATCTCAGCAACCTGCGGCTCCTCGACAGCCCCCTCGTGCGTCTGTTACGTTTAGCGAACCCCCCGAAGTCGAGGACGAGCCCGTACGATCACCGACTCTGCCAGCCCGACCAAGGGTACCAGCGCCACCATCTCCAACTTATGACGAACCCCCCTCCCCTATACACACCCGTAGTTTGCAAGACCACAGGGACCCGGATCGTCGCCAAGATGTCGAGCGTACTCCTGGCGGCTTTCATATGTATAACATCAACGAGATGATTTCCATcatgggcaagaagaagaagatgcccACAACATTAggaattaatcttttaaCAGGTATCATACTGGTTGCTCCAGAGCATGCTTCTGATGGACCTTCACAGGAATGGACCGCTGACCGCATGACACATTACTCGCGGGAGGGAAAACACGTTTTTATGGAACTTGTGCGCCCAAGCAAGAGCGTCGACTTCCACGCCGGAGCAAAGGACACAGCCGAGGAGATCGTTAGTATGTTGGGCGAATTGGCTGGAGCTGTACGTGCCGAAGGACTCCGTGAGGTGATCATGGCTGGGACACAAGGCAGCAGTGGCGGTGGCCAGAAAAAAGGCCAAGTCCTGTATGACTTCATGGCACAAGGTGACGACGAGGTAACTGTTGCTGTGGGAGACGAGGTGCTTGTTATCGACGATACGAAGAGCGAGGAGTGGTGGCAAGTTCGCCGGCTCAAGAATGGTAAAGAAGGAGTCGTCCCTAGCAGCTATATTGAGATCACTGGCTCTATCTCACTACCCTCGTCTAGCGGCATAAACTCGGCCAAGTCCCTCGTCGAACAAAACCGCCTCGAAGAGATCCGATTGACCAAGGAAGCCATGAAGGCCGGCAAAGAACCTCAGCAGGTAGGACCGGGAATGCCTCTCCCTGAACGAGGCAGTAGCCTCATGGCACGAGAAACTGGTAATAATTCGGGACAACAGCGGAGCCGTCGAGAAAATGGACGAAGTGATGGCGGCAGTCAAAGCCGATCAAAGTCTA AACCTGACGCGTCCAAGGTGCGCACCTGGACAGACCGTTCCCGGTCTTTTAGTGTGGAAGCCCAATTTCTTGGTCTGAAGGACGGAAAGATTCACTTACATAAGATGAATGGTGTCAAGATTGCAGTTCCTATCACAAAAATGTCGCGCGAGGATCTCGAGTATGTTGAAAACTTCACAGGCATATCCCTTGAAGATGATAAGCCGTTGGCGGACGTCAAGAGAGCTCGGTCTGCCGAAAAGAAATCCCCTGAACGTAGTACTTCAGCAGGCGCAACGGTCGACAAGGATGCCAAGTCCGACTACGATTGGTTtcagttcttcttgtcttgcgaGGTTGCAGTGGGGTTGTGTGAGCGCTACGCACAAGCCTTTATCAAGGATTCCATGGATGAGAGCGTGCTTCCTGATGTGGACGCCACCACTCTGAGAGCCCTTGGAATTCGCGAGGGtgatatcatcaaggtcatgcGTACCTTGGATGCCAAATATGGCCGCAGCCGCGGTGGAAAGAGAGGAACCGCtgatggagttgatggtGAAGGGGGTTTATTCTCTGGACCCGGCGGTGCGCTACGAAACAACACCCGAAAGGGTCGACCCGCGCCAGCGGTCCAAACaagtgatgttgttgatgccaGTGCCTTTTCGCGAGGCGAGTCCTCCAAGACTGGGGAAAACGACAGCAGATCACCCCCGCCCACAAGTCCTACAAATAAGAGCCCCGAACCTCGTCAAGCATCGAGCTCTGGATTCGACGACGATGCTTGGGACGTGAAGCCTAGCAAGCAGCAATCGCCGCCTAAAGCTCAGCCTGCTGTTGAGTCTGTTCAGAAGCCTGCCCCTGAGCCTGCTCCTGTCTCACCTCCTCCCCCGGCCCTGACTGGCTCGATGCAAGAGTTATCGCTGCTCTCAACGCCTCTCGAACCCACCAGGGCTGAACCAGCACCCGCCCCGGCACCGGCGCCTGTCATCGCTGCTCAGCCAACCTCGACACCCGTATCGCAACCGTTGGGCGGCGCTACCCCCTCATTCTTTACATCTGTTGCTCAGGTTCGGCAACGTCCTACTCCCCCACAGGGGACTGCGAACCAGGGCTCTCTCGTCCCTCCACCACCTCAGCGACCACTTTCAGCGCCGCaatcagcccagcccagcggCTTTGCACCTCCCCCCATGATGCCGCAGATGACAGGTGCTCTGCAAGGCCAAGTTGCGCCTCCTGGCCAGAGCCTGAGCGAGATCACACAAGCCCGCCTGCAACAGCAATACACGGCTCAgatgcagcaacagcaagcccCTCAGCAAATGCAGCCCAATATGACTGGATTCCCAGGACAACAAGGCCCTGGCTTGATGTCTTTCCCCACTGGCGCAGGACAGTTCATGCAGCCCATGATGACTGGAATGCAGGGACCGAATCAGTTCGTCCCAATGCAGGCTCAATCCACAGGTTTTCAACCGCCCTTCCCCGCCACGCAGTCGATGTATGGAGTACCTACAGGAGGCATCAACAGCTACCTGCCTCCAGCTCTTGAACCCCAGCGAACAGGTATGCCAGGATTGCAGCCCCAAACTACTGGCATGACGAACATGGGTGGTATCGGTAGTATGAACAACGTGCAAGTCCCTCAGCCTCTGCAACCACAGCAGACTGGTCCACCTCCTCCGGTGCGATTTGGCGTGACAAATGAGACCAGGAAACTAGCGCCTCAGGCAACAGGGCGTAGGGCTAACCTGGCGCAAGCGA CCCCCCAGAACCCCTTTGGTTTTTAA
- a CDS encoding related to prefoldin subunit 1: protein MSIPNEALQKLVREIESQALVAQQQIGLARTQMTSKQREQRLVKLTLSEMASLPQDAVVYEGVGKMFVSLPVDSLREKLEGQTQTLEGEVDKLSQRLLYLETTHKNSREHIEQMLRAK from the exons ATGTCCATTCCAAACGAAGCGCTACAGAAG CTGGTGCGAGAGATCGAAAGCCAGGCGCTGGTTGCCCAGCAGCAGATTGGCCTAGCCAGGACGCAAATGACTTCGAAACAACGAGAGCAACGTCTCGTCAAGCTCACACTGAGCGAAATGGCCAGTCTTCCTCAAGACGCTGTCGTCTACGAGGGTGTCGGTAAGAT GTTCGTCTCGCTCCCGGTGGATTCACTTCGCGAAAAGCTTGAGGGCCAGACACAGACTCTGGAGGGAGAGGTGGACAAACTGAGCCAGCGTCTGCTTTATTTGGAAACAACACACAAGAATAGCCGCGAGCATATCGAGCAGATGCTCCGAGCCAAGTAG
- a CDS encoding substrate carrier-like protein, with product MGISIAGSPTQHNGAVVSLPMTEPRTSRPANSARHFISGLGSGVTSAVLLQPLDLLKTRVQQSGSSSLSATLRDLRQSQSLVKSLWRGTVPSALRTGFGSALYFTSLNAIRQHAHQTGILGRRLQTQGRSSVLPSLTNSGNLISGAVARTFAGFVLMPLTVIKVRFESSLYSYPSIMSAANDIRRTQGWRGFFSGFGATAFRDAPYAGMYVLFYEMLKSRLGSLASKPVASGEGPTRMQATLASSVNFTSAMFAGAACSIVSNPFDAVKTRIQLQPLEYRNIWHAWYKMVTQEGIRSLWDGLALRMSRKAMSSALAWTVYEELIRRAGAR from the exons ATGGGTATCTCAATTGCTGGTTCCCCGACTCAACACAATGGTGCTGTTGTGTCCTTACCAATGACCGAGCCCCGAACCTCTCGGCCAGCCAATTCAG CCCGGCATTTTATATCTGGCCTTGGTTCAGGCGTCACTTCAGCCGTTCTCCTACAACCTTTGGATCTCCTCAAAACGCGGGTACAGCAGTCTGGTAGTTCGTCATTAAGCGCTACCCTACGTGATTTGAGGCAATCCCAAAGCCTTGTAAAGTCACTATGGCGAGGTACCGTCCCTTCAGCGCTACGGACGGGTTTCGGCTCAGCTCTCTACTTCACGTCACTCAATGCGATTCGCCAGCATGCACACCAGACAGGTATTCTGGGTCGGCGGCTACAGACCCAGGGCCGCTCATCAGTCCTCCCCTCATTAACGAACTCGGGCAACCTTATCTCGGGCGCAGTTGCAAGAACGTTTGCTGGCTTTGTCCTTATGCCTCTCACCGTGATCAAGGTTCGCTTTGAATCCAGTCTATATTCTTATCCCTCCATCATGTCAGCTGCGAATGACATACGCCGTACTCAGGGCTGGCGtggcttcttctctggaTTCGGTGCCACGGCGTTTCGGGATGCACCATATGCTGGCATGTACGTGCTATTCTATGAGATGCTGAAATCGCGCCTTGGATCACTGGCGTCTAAGCCGGTTGCATCAGGCGAAGGCCCAACCAGAATGCAAGCAACTCTGGCTAGCTCTGTCAACTTCACTTCCGCTATGTTTGCCGGTGCAGCATGCTCCATTGTTTCGAACCCATTTGATGCGGTCAAAACACGGATTCAATTACAGCCACTGGAATACAGGAATATATGGCACGCTTGGTATAAAATGGTAACACAGGAGGGTATCCGGTCACTATGGGATGGCTTGGCGTTGCGAATGAGCCGCAAGGCCATGAGTTCGGCATTGGCCTGGACCGTTTACGAGGAGCTGATTCGCCGAGCTGGAGCAAGGTAA
- a CDS encoding related to UDP N-acetylglucosamine transporter (MNN2): MATEISSHILRKRTAAPDMTVLESSVRRGSASHGAPVNDLEQGSRSSVVQNIANLVAGEVGPSLLTVGVMLSLIFGGCCSNVYALEAIVNFEPSSGTLLTFVQFLFVAVTGFVAQFDKNSRFFLTPNKVPISRWIFNIVLFFTINVLNNHAFSYDISVPVHIILRSGGSITTMAAGYLYGKRYSQMQVVAVVLLTLGVILAAWSDAQAKGTSESSGRPAFSTGLVILFVAQLLSAIMGLYTEATYAKYGPQWKENLFYSHALSLPLFLPFAPSMARTLTHLMTSTPLQLPGVFGSATTKFQIPSQILFLITNVLTQYACIRGVNLLAAASTALTVTIVLNIRKLVSLLLSIWLFGNKLVPGTLLGAIIVFSAGGLYSVGSRKKTSAEKGVSTRDNKGS, from the exons ATGGCGACCGAAATATCTTCCCACATCCTCCGCAAGAGGACAGCAGCCCCCGACATGACGGTCCTCGAGAGCTCGGTCCGTCGTGGCAGCGCCTCTCACGGCGCTCCTGTTAATGACCTGGAGCAAGGATCGAGGTCATCAGTAGTGCAGAACATTGCCAATCTGGTGGCTGGCGAGGTCGGGCCTTCATTACTGACAGTCGGTGTCATGTTAAGCTTGATCTTTGGAGGATGCTGTTCAAAT GTTTATGCTCTTGAAGCTATCGTCAA CTTTGAACCATCAAGTG GAACTCTCTTGACGTTTGTCCAATTTCTCTTCGTCGCTGTGACAGGATTCGTCGCTCAGTTTGATAAGAACAGTCGTTTCTTCCTTACACCTAACAAGGTTCCCATCAGCCGTTGGATATTCAACAttgttctcttcttcaccatcaatgTTCTCAATAACCACGCCTTCAGTTATGATATTTCCGTTCCAGTTCATATCATCCTTCGATCTGGTGGAAGTATCACAACCATGGCCGCAGGCTATCTATATGGCAAGAGGTATTCTCAGATGCAAGTTGTTGCCGTCGTCCTCTTGACACTCGGCGTCATCTTGGCTGCATGGTCGGATGCTCAAGCCAAG GGTACGAGTGAAAGCAGTGGTCGTCCAGCCTTCAGCACTGGACTAGTGATCCTCTTCGTGGCTCAGCTTCTTTCGGCCATCATGGGGCTTTACACGGAGGCAACATACGCCAAATACGGCCCTCAGTGGAAGGAAAACCTTTTCTACTCGCATGCCCTCTCTCTGCCTCTGTTCCTGCCCTTTGCTCCTTCAATGGCACGAACTCTTACTCATCTTATGACGAGCACCCCGCTACAGTTACCAGGCGTTTTCGGCTCGGCGACCACTAAGTTCCAGATTCCCAGTCAGATTCTATTCCTTATTACCAATGTTCTTACTCAATATGCTTGCATCCGGGGGGTCAACCTTCTGGCCGCTGCATCAACGGCTCTCACCGTCACCATCGTCCTCAACATCCGAAAGCTCGTCAGCCTACTTCTAAGCATTTGGCTATTTGGCAACAAGCTAGTTCCTGGTACACTCCTCGGTGCTATTATTGTTTTCAGTGCCGGCGGGCTATATTCAGTGGGTTCGAGAAAGAAGACATCGGCAGAGAAAGGAGTTTCTACCAGGGACAACaaaggaagctga